In Pelorhabdus rhamnosifermentans, the DNA window ACTATGTTCGATATTTCAGCGTATACCATTCGCTTTTATGATAAAGAGGGCCTTTTACCATTTGTCTCACGGAATAAATCCGGAAACAGAGAATTCACTGAATCAGACTTAAATTTGTTTAAGATCATTTATTGTCTGAAGAATACAGGAATGCAAATTAAAGATATTAAGAAATATATAGATTTATGTATGGAAGGTACTGATACAATAGATATCCGACAGAAATTACTTA includes these proteins:
- a CDS encoding MerR family transcriptional regulator; this translates as MSYTINQVATMFDISAYTIRFYDKEGLLPFVSRNKSGNREFTESDLNLFKIIYCLKNTGMQIKDIKKYIDLCMEGTDTIDIRQKLLTEHRSEIIKQMDGLKENLSLIDAKIEIYKSPDAVKIVNEQLKKAYDEKRKNNLQQAL